A window of Lytechinus variegatus isolate NC3 chromosome 15, Lvar_3.0, whole genome shotgun sequence contains these coding sequences:
- the LOC121428895 gene encoding three prime repair exonuclease 2-like, translating to MDIDTGRGEIRINSFVFLDLETSHLEKGDRPTIIEMSLFAVHRTGLLHPDVLASLNRAKRQDTTYDLSKVLFPRVVDKLTLCLDPRKQTSAQSFCLTKLDNLNLCESKKMALDKDVISMLNIFLRRQEGPICLVAHNGNRFDFPMLRTELSRVTVNEPFEDFLCADSLDGFRENFATEVKVEDPGFLKRKNPEREGSILPAKRGTDMSDATPTIHTSSNAAIPSSDHAAVADNGDDTMNNRSTCTSDNTPDRTLAKRPSPPPPPRKISYSLNNIFKRTFGREPSISHSAEDDVASLIKVLQPRMEDFVKWADVRAVQYKNIDYYYKPLKPRRKLFDD from the coding sequence ATGGATATCGATACTGGACGAGGAGAGATCAGGATAAATAGCTTTGTCTTCCTTGATTTGGAAACTAGTCATCTCGAGAAAGGTGACCGGCCAACGATAATTGAAATGAGTCTGTTTGCAGTCCACCGGACAGGACTTCTCCACCCAGATGTCCTCGCGTCATTAAATCGTGCCAAAAGACAAGATACGACGTATGATCTGTCGAAGGTGCTATTCCCAAGAGTCGTTGACAAGTTGACTCTCTGCTTGGACCCGCGAAAGCAGACAAGTGCTCAGTCATTTTGCCTCACCAAATTAGACAACCTTAATCTTTGCGAGAGCAAGAAGATGGCCCTTGATAAAGATGTAATCTCCATGCTGAACATCTTCTTGAGACGACAAGAGGGACCAATCTGCCTGGTTGCTCACAATGGAAACAGATTCGACTTCCCCATGTTGAGGACGGAACTCTCTCGTGTGACTGTGAACGAACCCTTTGAAGATTTTCTGTGTGCAGACTCATTGGATGGCTTCAGGGAAAACTTTGCTACGGAGGTCAAGGTGGAGGATCCAGGCTTCCTGAAACGAAAGAATCCAGAGCGTGAAGGTTCAATTCTTCCAGCAAAAAGAGGGACAGATATGTCCGACGCTACCCCCACCATCCATACATCAAGCAATGCTGCGATCCCTTCATCAGATCATGCTGCTGTTgctgataatggtgatgatacgATGAATAACCGCAGTACATGTACTTCTGATAACACACCGGATCGCACCCTCGCCAAACGCCCTTCCCCTCCCCCGCCCCCAAGGAAAATCTCATACTCCCTCAACAATATATTTAAGAGAACTTTTGGAAGGGAACCATCAATTTCTCATTCTGCGGAAGATGATGTCGCATCCTTAATCAAGGTTCTTCAACCGAGAATGGAGGATTTTGTGAAATGGGCTGATGTACGTGCCGtgcaatacaaaaatattgactACTACTACAAGCCCCTCAAGCCCAGACGTAAattgtttgatgattga